A stretch of DNA from Thiomicrospira sp. XS5:
CTCGGACCGTAAGACGTGGCTGGAAGAAAAGGGCGACTTGGCGGAAGTGGTGTAATTTCCCTGTATTCGACAGGTAAATTATTTTTACATTCGAAAAGCTTTTTAATATCATGGAGCTTACACAATAATAAGGTGGTAAGCATTCTGTGAAAACGCCGATTCAGTCATCCCTGGTGCATCGCTTGTTCGCGGAGCTGGAAAAACTCTTCTCATCGAACGGTGTTATTCTAGTCTTGGTGATCTTGCTGACCATTACCATGAATGTTGTCAGTTTTGTGAGCATTAAATGGTTGCAGGCTGAGTGGGCCAATGAGTACAGCCTGTACGAAACCAAAGATAAACTGTACTTTAACCTATACAAAGCGTCGGGCTACGGCGGCTTCATTCACCACTTCAAAAATACCGTCCTGCGCAACGATTCCGATACACTTCAACACCTTTCCGACAATTATCAAACCATTACACAGAACCTCACCACACTTCAAAAAATGGCCACCTCGCCGGCCGAAAAGCGTCTGATTCGGCAAATCGAAGACACGTTTCAGGAGTATTGGAGCATGGTGCCTACCCTGAAACAGGCAATTCAGGAAGGGTGGTCGCCGGAACGAACCGACGCCTTGGTGAAGGTGAGTGACCGTGCTGCATTGAATGCCCTGGACGAATTGGTGAGAGTGAACCAGCGGTTATTCAATGAATCGTTCAGTAAAAATCAGGACTTAATTGATAATGTGCGTTTTTATCAAACACTCTCTTTGACGGTGTTGCTGCTGCTGAGTTTATTGTTGTTGCTGTTCCTGAAGCGCAAGGCAGGCCTGGTCAAAAAAGTGCAATCCTTGCAAAAAGAAATTCTCTGCTATGAAAATCTGTACGAAGGCACTTTGGACAGCATGGTGGATGCCTGCATTATCACGGATGCGACTGGTACCATCGAGAATTTCAATGAAATCACGCTGCAAACCTTTGGGTATGCGTCCCACGAGTTGATGGGGCAGCGAATTGAGCTTCTGATTCCGGAAGGCGAGCATAAACAGCACCATGCCGATTATATGAAGTCGGCTTCGATGCGTAAGAAGGTGCTGTTTAAGGGCCGGGAGTTAAAAGCTCTCAAAAAAGATGGTTCGGAAATTTCGGTTGAGATTACGGTGACGCCACTGAGTGTGAGCGGACAATTAAAGTTTGTCGGTATTATTCACGACATCACTGATCGCGTGAAATTGATGGAACAGTTGGGCGCCGTGTTGCTGCAATTGCGTAATGAAGCCACTAAAGATTACCTGACGGGGTTGATGAATCGCAAAGCATTTTTCGAGCATGCCGAAAAAGTTTGGAGTCTGGCCAAACGGAACCATGAGCCTTTGTGTATGTTGATGCTGGACATCGATTTATTCAAGGAAATCAACGATACCTATGGACATAATTCCGGTGATCGTGTGTTGAAAGGCTTGGCCAAGTTGTTCGAACATGAGTGTCGCAAGGAAGATTTGATTTGTCGTTACGGTGGCGAAGAGTTTTTGATTTTGCTGGAAAGCCAGCCGGCGAAAGGCGCGATGGAATTCGCTAATCGGATTCGCCAAGCGGTGGAAGAAGCGGAAATGGATATTGGAGAAGACGTTAAGATTCAAATTACGGTCAGCATCGGTTTGGTAGCGGTGGAACGTGACGAGATTCCTTCCATGGAAGAAATGATTTCTTTGGCGGATAAAGTGTTGTACCAAGCCAAAACCAACGGTCGTAACCAAGTGGCCGAAAATATCTTGCGCAACTGATTGTCTTTTTTATCAGAAGCCGCCAAAATAAAATTTCCTGTAATCGATTCATTGTCGTAGGCTTATGTCGAATTTACTGTCTTATTCCCCCATCTCATTAACACCGTTGATTTTAACGGGGTTAATTCTGCTGAGCTATTTTGTCCTGAACTGGCTTTTGAAACGGGTGATCACATCGCTGGGGCACTTAAAGAATGTGCCGGCCGCGCGGCATGCACAAGTGTATAAATATTTCCGGGTGGTGCTGATTATCCTGACGGTGGTGGTGATGTTGTTGGCTTGGGGGATTGACTACCGTGGCTTGGTGGTGGTGGCCTCGTCGATTTTGGCGATGTTGGCGGTTGCATTGGTCGCGCAATGGTCGATTTTGAGCAACATTACTGCGGGTGTGTTGATTTTCTTTAGTTTTCCGGTGCGTATCGGCGATAGGATGGAAATTATCGACGGCGCTTCAAGTGTTATCGGTGAGATAGTGGAGATCAATTTGTTTCAAATCATTTTGCGTGACGATGACGGCAAGATGGTGTCCTACCCGAATAATCTGTTACTGCAAAAAGCGGTGCGTAAGCTTCAAAAAGACGATGTGCCGCCCGGCGCCAAGCCGGTACGAATGAAAGAGCGTTTGAAATCAAAATGAAGAATGCTGAGGCGAGGGCTAACTGTTGGCTTTGCGGTGCAGTTGTCGACCGAGTTCTTTCAGGCGTTCTTTATAAGCAAGGAAGTCTTCGATGATGTCGTAATCTCGTTTGGCTAATTCTTCAAACTCAATCGTTAAAAAATAGCCGTTAGCGGTGTTATGGCTGCTGCGAACGTGTCCAAATAGCGTCATTTGGTTGAAACGCTCCAATGCCGGCAGTTCAAAAATCACTTCCAAGCGCGTACCGACGGAGGCGTTTTTGGACGATTCGACCGCCACGCCTTTAATGGATATTTCCTTTAAGCGCCCTTGAACGGTTACTGTATGCCCTTTGATGGTGGCATTGCGGTCCGCCGAAGCGGACAGCGAATTAAATAGCATTTGGTTTGTGTCTCCCTAATCCAAACGGTGATGATAATGAATGTATTCGGCAATGACCGACTGCATGTAATTGGAAATCTCGGTGAACTCAACACCGATTAAATATTGCTGGCCTCGAATGTGGGTGCTGTGAGCGGTAACACCTTCCAGTTTGATTTCGGAGCGTCCGATGCTCGGCAGTTGGAATCGGATGGAAACCTTATCACCTTCGTTTAGCTCTTCATCGGACAGGATGCCGACGCCTAAAATGGATAAATCCAGCATTTTCGCATCCGAGCTTCCGGACTCGGTGGTTAATTTGACAGGTCTTTCCGTCGAGATGCGTTCAGCTCTTCGTTGTTCAGCAGTATACAGCATTGCGTTCCATCAGGGTTTCGGGTTGGTTTTAGTTTTATTCAGTATATTAACTATGATAAATTAACTTGTCTTGAATGGAAAACTTAAAATGTGGAGCGGATATGCTTTTTTCTGTGGAAGTTGAAAACATTAAATGTGGTGGTTGTGCCAATTCCATCGAATCCAAACTGTCCGAATTGGATGGCGTTTCTCAGGTAACCGTAGAGGTTGAAGCAGGTCTGGTCACTTTTGAGTCGGAAAAGGATACGCCGGTGGAAAAGGTTAAAGCCAAGTTGGCCAGTCTGGGGTATCCGGAAAAAGGGGCCTTGGACGGTGTGGGCGCCGTCGG
This window harbors:
- a CDS encoding diguanylate cyclase; protein product: MKTPIQSSLVHRLFAELEKLFSSNGVILVLVILLTITMNVVSFVSIKWLQAEWANEYSLYETKDKLYFNLYKASGYGGFIHHFKNTVLRNDSDTLQHLSDNYQTITQNLTTLQKMATSPAEKRLIRQIEDTFQEYWSMVPTLKQAIQEGWSPERTDALVKVSDRAALNALDELVRVNQRLFNESFSKNQDLIDNVRFYQTLSLTVLLLLSLLLLLFLKRKAGLVKKVQSLQKEILCYENLYEGTLDSMVDACIITDATGTIENFNEITLQTFGYASHELMGQRIELLIPEGEHKQHHADYMKSASMRKKVLFKGRELKALKKDGSEISVEITVTPLSVSGQLKFVGIIHDITDRVKLMEQLGAVLLQLRNEATKDYLTGLMNRKAFFEHAEKVWSLAKRNHEPLCMLMLDIDLFKEINDTYGHNSGDRVLKGLAKLFEHECRKEDLICRYGGEEFLILLESQPAKGAMEFANRIRQAVEEAEMDIGEDVKIQITVSIGLVAVERDEIPSMEEMISLADKVLYQAKTNGRNQVAENILRN
- a CDS encoding mechanosensitive ion channel domain-containing protein; amino-acid sequence: MSNLLSYSPISLTPLILTGLILLSYFVLNWLLKRVITSLGHLKNVPAARHAQVYKYFRVVLIILTVVVMLLAWGIDYRGLVVVASSILAMLAVALVAQWSILSNITAGVLIFFSFPVRIGDRMEIIDGASSVIGEIVEINLFQIILRDDDGKMVSYPNNLLLQKAVRKLQKDDVPPGAKPVRMKERLKSK
- a CDS encoding PilZ domain-containing protein, producing MLFNSLSASADRNATIKGHTVTVQGRLKEISIKGVAVESSKNASVGTRLEVIFELPALERFNQMTLFGHVRSSHNTANGYFLTIEFEELAKRDYDIIEDFLAYKERLKELGRQLHRKANS
- a CDS encoding PilZ domain-containing protein; this encodes MLYTAEQRRAERISTERPVKLTTESGSSDAKMLDLSILGVGILSDEELNEGDKVSIRFQLPSIGRSEIKLEGVTAHSTHIRGQQYLIGVEFTEISNYMQSVIAEYIHYHHRLD
- a CDS encoding heavy-metal-associated domain-containing protein — encoded protein: MLFSVEVENIKCGGCANSIESKLSELDGVSQVTVEVEAGLVTFESEKDTPVEKVKAKLASLGYPEKGALDGVGAVGAKAKSYVSCAIGKMTQD